The Castanea sativa cultivar Marrone di Chiusa Pesio chromosome 4, ASM4071231v1 sequence tGTGCGTAACAAGGATTAGCTTTCATTTTGTGCCTAATCATAGGGACTACTTAGTCTTGTGAATGTGTCCTAATTGATGAGCTGTATCTTCTTTTGTGCTCAATGTCACCCCTATAGAAAGCCtctatttaatttgttattttctttgcagacTTTTACTAGGGAGATAGATGCATTGTATAACGTGGGTACTTATGGCAGTagtaaagtttagttacaagtGTAATTCTTCATGCCATTGACAAAAAGAATCTGGCTTTCCAACCCGACAGCTTCAGATGTTATCCACTATATACTCAAATTCTTTTATATCCCTCCCATCACTAGTACTGTTAATGTGAATCACTATATACTACCAGTACCAAAGGATAGGATGTGAATTAATGTTACCAATTGCAACATCCTTTTTGCCATTGAACAATTGTCATAGTCATTGCCGCAAGTCCCATAACCAGCCCCACTAGCAACTAACCTTTTCCTTTCGTTTTCATGGTTGTTGTGTTGCAATTACCAGCACCACAATAATGTCATGGAGGTTGCCCTTCCTTTACATCAATGCCTGCACTCACCAGGTTGCCATGGAGGTTGAAAAGACTTTAATGTgaaattttgagaaagaataAAGGCTTTAGATTGGTAGCAATCTTATTACAGTTGATGCTCTAGTAATGTTAGTTTTTTAATTGGGTAATGTGGGTGTCTAAGCTCTAAAACTCTTAAAACACTTGATTATATCCTCAAGTCTATGTAATATCCCGTCCGACACACATTAGGTAATTAGAGTAATGAATCTCTTGGAGGTGGCCTTAAACTGATTAGGAGTTTTGAACCTAAGACCTCATGGGAGTATGAGACATTGGGACATGGAGATTTAACTGCTAGTAGTCATATGAAAGTGGAGATTTAATAGCTGGTGCTGTtgcaaatatttgaaaattaaaaacagacaATACTCTCACTGAAAAATATTGCACAAAGTGTGACATTTGCAGTGGTATATTATATCATTTCATATGACAAATTCACTGGGATATGATTATGCACAGTTCTGTTTCGTATAGAACATTTATTTGAGCCAATACTAAACGCTTTTGTTTATAATAGAATGGTGGACAACCAGATAACCATACTTATTGGAAGTACTAAATAGATGAAAATTAGATGGAATGGTCGCAGGTACAGCGGTATGTAGTTAGCTGGAGTCGGCATTGAATCCCACACTGAGAATGCACTTGAACATGTCATCCATTTCCTTGTCATTTCGGGGAAATGCCTATCAATCACATCCTTCAAAGTCTCAGTCTTGTTAACCCATTCTAGGCCTTTCTTTGTGTATGTTTTGGAGTTGAAATTGGTTGTAAAAAAGCGATCAGCTTCTAGCCTCCTAAACAAGATCATCATGCAAAATGAAGGCATAAATAAGTgtctaaaaaacaaatcaaatttctcattttattcTTAGTATGACATTGAGCATACCTTGAAGCAATTAGTAGGAAGATAAAGAAAGCAGTCTCACTGATGGCAAAGCCTTTGATCTTCTTCTCTGCCTGTAAGCCAACTTGCAAGTCAAGCTTCTCAACATCTTCTCCATACACTTCATGGAGAGCTTCAATAACTTCTTCATCATCTGTCAAATCTTCCCACTTGCTAATAGGAATCGTCATCAAGTTCCGTCGGAACTCATTGTACCTAGCAACTcccctctctctatctctataaACTAATGGTCAAGCATTGTAAAATTAGATTTGGAAAAATGAAAgtggaaataaaatgaattttgtaAATAGAAATTGAAGAATGAGATGATATACTTTCCAAGCTGGCCATATCAACAGGATCTGGTCTATCTTCTCCATTAATATCATGGGCTACAAGGTTCCTCATCCATGATGGATAGTTCCATAATGTGAGTGCCCCACAAGACTGATGACCCAATGATACCAGCATTTGCTCCATTCCTATTGTTGACAGTTTTCTCCCTCCTTCAATACCCACTAATTCCCACATAGGCACCCTGAATTCATAACCGCTGCAGTTAGTCATGTAGAGTTTCTATCAAGGAAACTTTAATTAGTATCTCAAATTACTTTCCTTTTCAGAATTAATTCTAAACATCATTCtcttgcaaagaaaaaaaaatgtaatgttgCTTCCTTAGTTGAGGAAAATTGGACACTGTTTTATATCTGAAAGCATTTGATTTTTACCCCCACATCAGCAAGAACACAATCAGAAACTAATGATTATTAACAAGTTATATAATGGTACTAGCACAAACATCAACATCACATGCCAACACCACTGCAAGGGTGCAATCACTACCAACTCTGTTACCACCATCAGTACTAAGCCCACACCACCAAAACCATAAATGCAGCAATGGTACTATGTTGGAACTTGGGAGCTTTGAAATGGTCTAAACTTACATTCAAGGCCAATTTTTTGTAGAATACAAGAATGTCTacgacccccccccccccccaaaaaaaaaaaagagtatctATTACACATATAATATAACCTTATAATCTTAAACTATAAATAATgttttctctaacttgacctccAATTCTGTAATCCTGATTCCACACCTGTACATGTTTCTTTGTTCCTAGTGCATTTTTGCCAAGTGTTCATCCTACTGGTGCCTAATATTTTGGTGATGCAGATACAGTGCTGAAGAGAAAGGGAAGTACTCATGTAGTATGGGAGGATGTTTGTCTTCTGAAGTTGAAGAGGTGATGTCCCTAAGGACAAGTGTTTCGGGTAGAAGTGAATGCATTCTGCAGGTGCTTACAAACTCTTCAGTTAGTGAATAGGGAACTCCatgatcttttggctttttAAGACCAACCAATCCACTCAGTATTGATCCCAATATATGTCCAAGTAACTCCTTAAATTTCTTCCCCAAAAGTCCATACCTGAAAAAAACATGGTTTATGATTTTCAGTGAAGTGTAAAGTAGAACGCAATGAGCATTAGTATTGCATCACTATCTTACCAGTTTACCCTCATCCCTACTTGAAGAGTATCGGTCTTCAGGAGTTCAACGGTCCAGTCAATGGTGTGGATTTTAGCAATGACAGCTGCAGTCACCAATCTTGAGTGCCTATAGAGCTGCTCATCATCCAAATCAGGGTAATATACCTAAAACCAAAGAACAATAAACTAAATCATTAACTAAACATTATATTATTCATGAAGTGCATACATTATCACACATACAACTTTCATACGAGGAAAATTATAGCATAAAATTCTACAATTTCTAACCCAATAAAATATAACACTAATATTATGCagaaatattgtaatttttctgAAAATGGTCCAAAACCATTCAACTAAAATTAGACTATAAAAATGTTCAAGTACACATGCATCGAATTCACCATGGGGTAAAAGaatcatataaatataaactaaaaaaaacttacttttagCATATCACATACGGCATTGTGCTCTTTGACAAATAACGCTTGTAGGAGGGAAAAGCCAGCCCAGCAATTTCGAACATCACCTGAGATAGGAATGCCTTTCTCATTATGCTGAAGCAGCCCATCTTCTGAGATCTTCAATTTTCCATCTTTGAATGTCCTCACTCTTCTCATGCCCTCCTTGTCATTACCATAAATTACACTCCCATCCCTAGTCATATGTCAAAAGAATTCAATTCTCATAGAATGCACATATTCTTTTCTATTAACTTGTCCTTACAAACGTAGAcaagttgaaaaattaaaaattattgacaatCAAATTACAACAGAAAGCTCAGGTCTAGTTGATTGCCCCACTAAACATTCTTGATTATCAGCCTACCTAACAGAAACTATAAAATT is a genomic window containing:
- the LOC142631924 gene encoding LOW QUALITY PROTEIN: alpha-dioxygenase 2 (The sequence of the model RefSeq protein was modified relative to this genomic sequence to represent the inferred CDS: substituted 1 base at 1 genomic stop codon); the protein is MAFFLFLSPFIHPQLQHIVAKMTLLDTLLFYVVHFVDKLEAWHRLPVIIGAVYLGIRRHLHQRYNLLHVGEINGQRYNTEEFAHRTADGTCNHPSDDTIGSQGTFLGRNMPPSTSPHGLLEPHPTVVASKLLERKKFIDNGKQFNMIACSWIQFMIHDWVDHLEDTEXIEIRAPDEISSGCPLKSFKFFKTKKVSIDLCHLKNGSPNTRTPWWDGSVIYGNDKEGMRRVRTFKDGKLKISEDGLLQHNEKGIPISGDVRNCWAGFSLLQALFVKEHNAVCDMLKVYYPDLDDEQLYRHSRLVTAAVIAKIHTIDWTVELLKTDTLQVGMRVNWYGLLGKKFKELLGHILGSILSGLVGLKKPKDHGVPYSLTEEFVSTCRMHSLLPETLVLRDITSSTSEDKHPPILHEVPMWELVGIEGGRKLSTIGMEQMLVSLGHQSCGALTLWNYPSWMRNLVAHDINGEDRPDPVDMASLEIYRDRERGVARYNEFRRNLMTIPISKWEDLTDDEEVIEALHEVYGEDVEKLDLQVGLQAEKKIKGFAISETAFFIFLLIASRRLEADRFFTTNFNSKTYTKKGLEWVNKTETLKDVIDRHFPEMTRKWMTCSSAFSVWDSMPTPANYIPLYLRPFHLIFIYLVLPISMVIWLSTILL